CTTCGGTGTGGACGCCTATCCCGATCTGTACGCGAAGGCGGCGGCGTTGCTGCAATCACTGGCCCGCAACCATGCCCTGGTGGACGGCAACATGCGCACCGCCTGGGCGTCGGCATGGACGTTTCTGTACCTCAACGCCTGTGAGCTCTCCCCGGACTTCGACGTCGATGCGGCCGAGGTGTTCATGAACGACGTGGCACAGCGCGGAGAGCTGCCGGTCGAGGACATCGCCGCCACGCTGGCATCATTCGCCGTTACGTGAGCGGTTCGTTCAAGACGGGATGGCACCGGGCGGGCGACACTGCGGGTATGAGTGAGGACGCCTTCACCCCCGCCCTGGGACGGCTGGCGCCGGCCCGATTCTTCGACTATGTGGTGGCGCTGACACGCGAGCGGCTGTGGCGGGGACTGACCGTCAAGCATCTGGCACCGCAGCCGGGCGATGCCATCCTCGACGTGGGCTGCGGTACCGGATCGCTGGCACTGCTGGCCGCCCGGGCACAGCCGCAGGCAACGGTCGTGGGCCTGGATCCCGATCCCGAGGTGTTGGCGGTGGCGCGCGACAAGGACACCCAGGGCCGGGTTCGCTGGCTGACCGGGATGGGCGACGCCCTGGTGGACGCGGTGGGGGCGGAGTCGATGGACGCCGTGATGTCCAGCCTGGTGTTGCACCAGTGCCCGGTTCCGGTCAAGCGCGCCGTACTGGCGTCGATGTTCGCGGTGTTGCGGCCCGGTGGCCGGCTGGTGATCGCCGATTACGGATTACAGCGGACGCGGCTGATGCGCACGGCGTTTCGGATCGTGCAGATCGCCGACGGCAAGACCGACACCCAACCCAACGCCGATGGTGTTCTGCCGGAACTGATTTCGAACGCCGGCTTCGCCGACGTGCGAGAAGCCGAGGTGGTGCCCACCATCACCGGGTCGATCTCGATCTATGTCACCGGCAAGCGCTGAACACCCAGGGCGTGCAGCACCACCGCCGGGGTCAGACCCATCATCTCCCGCATCTGGCGGGTGAAGTGAGCCTGGTCGCAGAACCCCGCGATGACCGCGGCCTGCGCCGGCGGCGCGCCGGACTGCAACGCCTCGACGGCCCGGCGCAACCGTGACCAGACCCGCCAGCGGCTCAGCGGCATCCCCAGTTCCTGACGGGCCAGCGCCCGCAGGCGCTGCGGTGAAACACCCACCGCGGCAGCCAGATCCGGCATCGAAATGTTGCTGTCGGCCAGCATGGCCAGGGCCGCCACCAGCCGCGCGTCGACTTCTCGCGACGGTCGGCGACACTCGCCCGCGACATCGTGTTCGCTCAGCTCACCCAACTCGGGGGCGGGGGTGATCCCGGCGCGGTAGCGCCGGCGCAACCGGTCGGCGAACAGGCAGTGCGGCTCGATGAAGTAGGTGACCAGGTCCGGCGTGGCCAGGATGCGGTGCGGCGCCATCGGTGACACGACCAGCGCGGCAGCTTGGTGGCGGGTTCCGGAGACGTCCACCATCGCGAGTTCGCCACGCCCGGCGACCACGATCTGGAAGGCGCCGTGGCGGTGGATCGGGCCGCCGTCGCCCACCGGGCCGCGATACACCGCGTAGCCGTCGTCGATGACCAGCGACGACGCCGGATCCCGCCGGTGCACCACCGGCCTCAACCCCAGCGCGGGGTCAGCACCCCCAGCGCGCCCAGCGCGACCGCGGCCGCGGTCGAGGTGCGCAGCACGGTGGGTCCCAGCCGAGCCATGACGGCCCCGGCGCCGGTCAGCGCCGTCAGCTCCGCGTCGGTGATACCGCCCTCCGGGCCGACCACCACGGCCAATGCCGGCGCTGCGGACACGGTCGCGCCCGGCAGCCCGGCAGCGGCCGCATCGTGCAGCACCAGCACCGTCGTACCGGCGGCGACCTGCTCTGCTACCCAGGACACCAGCTCGGCAGTGCCGAGCACCCCGTCCACCGGCGGCACCCGAGCGCGACGGGATTGTCCGGCCGCCGCCCGGGCCACCGACCGCCACCGCCGCAGACCCTTCTCGGCCCGCGGGCCGTCCCAGCGGGCCACGCAGCGGTCGGCCTGCCAGGCCAGGAACGCGTCGGCGCCGGCCTCGGTGGCCAGCTCGACCGCCAGCTCGGAGCGGTCGGCTTTGGGCAGGGCCTGCACCACGGTCACCGGCGGCACGGGCGCCTCGACCGTCCGGCGCTGCAGCACCCGGGCCCGCAAACCGCCCCGGTCGGCCGTCTCGACCCGACATTCGGCCAGCACGCCGGCGCCGTCACCCAGCGTCAGTTCCTCCCCGGGCCGGATGCGGCGCACCGTCGCGGCGTGGAAGCCGGCGTCGCCTCCGACGTCGGCCAGCGCACCCACTTCGGGCAGCGTCTCGACGTAGAACAGGCCGGCCAAGTCTCAGCGGCCGCTGAACGTTTCGCGCAGCCGGCTGAACAGCCCGCCGCCGTGCGGGGCGTGTGCCGAGCGGACCTCGGCGGTCTCGCGTTCCCGGTGCTGCTTGAAGGTGCGCAGCAGTTCGATGTCGTGGTTGTCCAGACGCTCGGGCACCACCACCTCGATGTGGGCGTGCAGGTCACCGCGCGCACCGGACCGCAGTTGCGGCATGCCGTGGCCGCGCAGCGCGATGGTCGCCCCGGGCTGGGTTCCGGGCGGGATGGTGATGTCGGTGGGGCCGTCGAGGATCGCGTCGACGGCCACCGTGGTGCCCAGCGCCGCGTCGACCATCGGCACCGAGATATGGCAGTGCAGGTCGTCGCCGTCGCGGGCGAAGATCTCGTGGAGCTGCTCGTGCACCTCGACATAGAGGTCACCGGCCGGACCACCACCGGACCCGACCTCGCCCTGAGCGGCCAGCCGGACCCGCATCCCGTCACCGACACCGGCGGGGATCTTCACGCTGATATCGCGGCGGGCCCGCACCCGGCCGTCGCCGCCGCACTGGTGACACGGATCCGGGATCACCTCACCGACCCCGCGGCAGGTCGGACACGGCCGCGACGTCATCACCTGACCGAGCAGCGACCGCTGCACGGTCTGCACCTCACCGCGGCCGTGGCAGGTGTCGCAGGCCATCGGTCGGGAATCGCCGTGGGTGCCGCGCCCCTGGCAGCGATCACAGAGCACCGCGGTGTCGACGGTGACCTGTTTGGTCACACCGGTCGCGCATTCGTTGAGGTCCAGGCGCATCCGCAGCAGCGAGTCCGACCCCGGCCGGACCCGTCCGATCGGTCCGCGGGAGGCCGCGCCGCCGCCGAAGAAGGCCTCGAAGACGTCCCCGAGGCCGCCGAATCCCGAGCCGCCTCCGAATCCGCCGAACCCGTTGCCGCCGCCGTTCTCCAGCGGGTCACCGCCGAGGTCGACGATGCGACGCTTCTCCGGATCGGACAGCACCTCGTAGGCGGCGCTGATCTCCTTGAACTTGGCCTGCGCCGCCTCGTCGGGGTTGACATCGGGATGGTATTTGCGAGCCAGCTTGCGGTATGCGCGCTTGAGCTCCGTGTCGCTGACGCCCTTATCGACGCCCAGCAGTCCGTAATAATCGCGTGCCACGCCTGACCTTTCCCAACTTCTTCCGGCCGGAGATTATCGGGCCCCGAGCACTTCACCGATGTACATTGCAACCGCAGCGACACTGGCGATAGTTCCCGGATAGTCCATCCGGGTGGGGCCCAGCACCCCCATCCCCCCGTAGACGGTGCCCTGCGAACCGTATGCGGTGGACACCACCGAGGCGCCGGCCATCTCCTGCGCCTCGGTCTCGTGACCGATGCGCACCGTGACTTTACCGGCTTCCTGCTGCACTGCCAGTAGCCGCAGCACCACGACCTGCTCTTCGAGCACTTCCAGGACCGAACGCAGCGAATCGCCGAAGTCGGCGGCGTTGCGGGTCAGGTTGGCGGTGCCGCCCAGCAGCAGGCGCTCCTCGCGGTGCTCGACCAGCGATTCCAGCAGCACCGTCGCCGACCGCCCGAGC
This is a stretch of genomic DNA from Mycolicibacter terrae. It encodes these proteins:
- a CDS encoding 16S rRNA (uracil(1498)-N(3))-methyltransferase translates to MAGLFYVETLPEVGALADVGGDAGFHAATVRRIRPGEELTLGDGAGVLAECRVETADRGGLRARVLQRRTVEAPVPPVTVVQALPKADRSELAVELATEAGADAFLAWQADRCVARWDGPRAEKGLRRWRSVARAAAGQSRRARVPPVDGVLGTAELVSWVAEQVAAGTTVLVLHDAAAAGLPGATVSAAPALAVVVGPEGGITDAELTALTGAGAVMARLGPTVLRTSTAAAVALGALGVLTPRWG
- a CDS encoding class I SAM-dependent methyltransferase, whose translation is MSEDAFTPALGRLAPARFFDYVVALTRERLWRGLTVKHLAPQPGDAILDVGCGTGSLALLAARAQPQATVVGLDPDPEVLAVARDKDTQGRVRWLTGMGDALVDAVGAESMDAVMSSLVLHQCPVPVKRAVLASMFAVLRPGGRLVIADYGLQRTRLMRTAFRIVQIADGKTDTQPNADGVLPELISNAGFADVREAEVVPTITGSISIYVTGKR
- a CDS encoding helix-turn-helix domain-containing protein, yielding MVHRRDPASSLVIDDGYAVYRGPVGDGGPIHRHGAFQIVVAGRGELAMVDVSGTRHQAAALVVSPMAPHRILATPDLVTYFIEPHCLFADRLRRRYRAGITPAPELGELSEHDVAGECRRPSREVDARLVAALAMLADSNISMPDLAAAVGVSPQRLRALARQELGMPLSRWRVWSRLRRAVEALQSGAPPAQAAVIAGFCDQAHFTRQMREMMGLTPAVVLHALGVQRLPVT
- the dnaJ gene encoding molecular chaperone DnaJ, with amino-acid sequence MARDYYGLLGVDKGVSDTELKRAYRKLARKYHPDVNPDEAAQAKFKEISAAYEVLSDPEKRRIVDLGGDPLENGGGNGFGGFGGGSGFGGLGDVFEAFFGGGAASRGPIGRVRPGSDSLLRMRLDLNECATGVTKQVTVDTAVLCDRCQGRGTHGDSRPMACDTCHGRGEVQTVQRSLLGQVMTSRPCPTCRGVGEVIPDPCHQCGGDGRVRARRDISVKIPAGVGDGMRVRLAAQGEVGSGGGPAGDLYVEVHEQLHEIFARDGDDLHCHISVPMVDAALGTTVAVDAILDGPTDITIPPGTQPGATIALRGHGMPQLRSGARGDLHAHIEVVVPERLDNHDIELLRTFKQHRERETAEVRSAHAPHGGGLFSRLRETFSGR
- a CDS encoding type II toxin-antitoxin system death-on-curing family toxin; protein product: MTEFLDRDDLLVAGAFAVSHACEVGDYGLLDAAVARPQATVFGVDAYPDLYAKAAALLQSLARNHALVDGNMRTAWASAWTFLYLNACELSPDFDVDAAEVFMNDVAQRGELPVEDIAATLASFAVT